One part of the Deltaproteobacteria bacterium genome encodes these proteins:
- a CDS encoding radical SAM protein, giving the protein MINITKLLYDIDTPGDSIRYGTRAGEASDDGRAPRSAAGRKPVVVWNLTRTCNLRCVHCYSSSEARRYPGELDTGQAKALIDDLADFGIPALLLSGGEPLTRYDFWEIVPYARSKGLRLTLSTNGTLIDLETAQRLKDSGFTYVGISLDGIGAVNDHFRGKEGAFEAAASGIRNCLKVGQRVGLRLTLTRHNVAQLDGIFDFIRAEGIQRACFYHLVYSGRGDGMRSDDLTHAETRQAIDRLVEKADELHRAGTMIDLLTVDNHVDGVYLLQKIQQRDPERAAQIAERLTWNGGGRYSSGVGIADIDFLGNVHADQFWMDHTFGNVKERKFSSIWTDLSDPLLAGLRDQPGRIGGKCSVCKWYPMCGAGLRVRAQRVYGTPWAPDPACYLTLEECGISTGQMSSLRDAGNWREPPAHLCTM; this is encoded by the coding sequence ATGATCAACATAACCAAGCTGCTCTATGACATTGATACGCCGGGTGACTCCATCCGGTATGGAACCAGGGCTGGTGAGGCATCCGATGACGGCCGGGCACCGCGCTCCGCTGCCGGCCGGAAACCGGTGGTTGTCTGGAACCTGACCCGGACCTGCAACCTCCGGTGCGTCCACTGCTATTCAAGCTCCGAGGCCCGGCGGTACCCGGGCGAACTGGATACCGGACAGGCCAAGGCGCTCATCGACGATCTGGCGGATTTCGGCATCCCCGCCCTGCTCCTCTCCGGCGGCGAGCCCCTGACCCGCTACGACTTCTGGGAGATCGTCCCCTATGCCCGAAGCAAAGGGCTGCGCCTGACACTCTCCACGAACGGCACACTCATCGACCTGGAAACCGCCCAGCGGCTCAAGGACTCGGGGTTTACCTACGTGGGTATTTCCCTGGACGGAATTGGGGCGGTGAACGACCATTTCCGCGGGAAGGAGGGGGCATTCGAGGCCGCCGCCAGCGGCATACGGAACTGCCTCAAGGTCGGCCAGCGGGTCGGACTGCGGCTCACTCTGACCCGGCACAACGTGGCCCAGCTGGACGGCATATTCGACTTCATTCGCGCCGAAGGGATTCAACGTGCCTGTTTCTATCATCTGGTCTACTCCGGGCGTGGTGACGGGATGCGCTCCGACGATCTCACCCATGCCGAGACGCGGCAGGCAATCGACCGGTTGGTCGAAAAGGCCGACGAACTGCACCGGGCCGGCACGATGATCGATCTTCTGACCGTCGATAACCATGTTGACGGCGTCTACCTCCTGCAGAAAATACAGCAGCGGGATCCGGAACGGGCCGCCCAGATCGCCGAGCGGCTCACCTGGAACGGGGGCGGCCGCTACTCGTCGGGGGTCGGCATCGCCGACATCGACTTTCTGGGCAATGTCCACGCCGACCAGTTCTGGATGGACCACACCTTCGGGAACGTGAAGGAGCGGAAGTTCAGCAGCATCTGGACCGACCTCAGTGACCCTCTGCTCGCGGGGCTCCGTGACCAGCCGGGACGGATCGGGGGGAAATGCTCGGTCTGCAAGTGGTATCCAATGTGTGGTGCCGGCCTGCGGGTGCGGGCGCAGCGGGTCTATGGAACACCGTGGGCTCCGGACCCCGCCTGTTACCTCACGCTTGAGGAGTGCGGGATTTCAACCGGCCAGATGTCCTCCCTGCGGGATGCGGGCAACTGGCGCGAGCCACCGGCGCATCTGTGCACCATGTGA